TGCTCATGGAGCTGGAGCCGGCGACAGAAGAGAAGCCCAAGCGACTGTTTACCACAAACACAGGTGCCTGCTAAAGAGAAATCTGACGTATAGGTGCTGACACCTGCCCGGTGCTGGAAGGTTAAGAGGAAGGGTCAGGCGCAAGCTGAAGCTCTGAATTGAAGCCCCAGTAAACGGCGGCCGTAACTATAACGGTCCTAAGGTAGCGAAATTCCTTGTCGGGTAAGTTCCGACCCGCACGAAAGGTGTAACGATTTGGGCACTGTCTCAACGAGGGACCCGGTGAAATTGAAATACCTGTGAAGATGCAGGTTACCCGCGACTGGACAGAAAGACCCCATGGAGCTTTACTGCAGCCTGACATTGATTTTTGGCATGTAACGTACAGGATAGCTGGGAGACGGAGAACCCTGATCGCCAGATTAGGGGGAGTCATTGTTGGGATACCAGCCTTTGCGTGTTAGGAATCTAACTCCGGGATTAACAAAACCGAGGACAGTATCAGGTGGGCAGTTTGACTGGGGCGGTCGCCTCCGAAAGAGTAACGGAGGCGTCCAAAGGTTCCCTCAGCGCGGACAGAAATCGCGCGAAGAGTATAAAGGCAGAAGGGAGCTTGACTGCGAGACATACAGGTCGAGCAGGTACGAAAGTAGGGCTTAGTGATCCGGTGGAATGAGAGTGGAATTGCCATCGCTCAACGGATAAAAGCTACCCTGGGGATAACAGGCTAATCTCTCCCAAGAGTCCATATCGACGGGGAGGTTTGGCACCTCGATGTCGGCTCATCACATCCTGGGGCTGAAGCAGGTCCCAAGGGTTGGGCTGTTCGCCCATTAAAGTGGTACGTGAGCTGGGTTCAGAACGTCGTGAGACAGTTCGGTCCATATCCATCGCGGGCGTAAGATACATGAGGGAGACTGCTCCTAGTACGAGAGGACCGGAGTGGACGGACCGCCGGTGAACCAGTCATGCCGCCAGGTGTGCAGCTGGGCAGCTGCGTCCGGAAGGGATAAACGCTGAAAGCATCTAAGCGTGAAGCCCGTCCCGAGATGAAGTATCTCATAGCATAAGCTAGTAAGACACCTTGAAGAAGACAAGGTTGATAGGGTAGGTGTGGAAGTACCGTGAGGTATGAAGCTAACTACTACTAATATGTCGAGGGCTTAACTTAGACTGGCCTGTCCAAGAATCCAAGCGAAAGCGCAGGATGATTGGGTAACAGGCCGTCCGCAAGAACGTCCCAAGAATCAAGCCCAAAGGGCGCAGATGATTGGTTGACGTTTACTGCAAATCTAAAATGTTCAATACATGATTTCTTCTGTATAGTTTTGAAAGTTTGAGGGAGCGCCGTGAGGCGCTCTTTTTTTGTGTTAACTGATATATTATGGTATACTTGTATAGTTGTGCAAAATATGGCTAGGGTGTGTTGATTAAATGAACTTGGCACAGATTTGCGGGGATTGGCTGCCCATTGCAAGGCGGCAAACCGGAGGCATAGCGGTGCTATGTCGAGGATTTGTCAACGCAGCAGGGGCAGTCAAGACCCGTGAAGATGGGCTGAGTGAATTAATCAACACGCCCAAGGAGTAATTTAGTCAATGAGTAATAATGTATATGCATTAGTCAATGAATTTTACAGAGAGAATGGCAGAGCCGGTTCTCTGCTGCCTCGCACATTGCTGGACAAGTATCTCCGTCGTCTGGCCTGGCGGGGCAGAGGGGATGCGGAACTCAGGCAGGAATGGAGCCTGATTGAACTGCTGCTGACCTATCTGGACGAGCAGCAGCTTGATTCTTTTGCAGCGCTTTCCATCTTCGATTACCAGGAGCTTCTCTACCGCTACAATGAGGTGCATAAGGAGTTCAGGCTGGAGGAAGAGTCAGTCAGGGAATGGCTGAAGCGTTTGCAGACGTTCTATGATTACCTTGCTGAGAATGGTTGGCAGGAGGATTTTTCTTACTTTATCCAGGATGTGGAGGAATCCTTGTATTTGGATGAAGTATTCTCCATGCCGCCCAGGCATACGAATGGGGATGTCTATCACCGTCTGGACCCGGAAACGGAAGAGTCGGCGGTGGAGGTGGAGAGGCTCAACGCAGAACTGGATGCGGTGCTCAAGAATGTGGGCAAGTACTTCAAGCAGAAGAAGTACGCCAGGGACTCAGAGCGGGCCATGCGGATTTTCTGCGGTCCTGCCCATGAAATGCCGCCTTTTATCAAGGACGAAAGCGAGGTCGAGGAAGACAGTGCCTTTTGGCTGAGCTACTGGGATTACTTCATGTTTGACTATCATCTGCTGGAGGATGACCGCACTCCGCTGCGGCATTATTATGAGCGGGAAAAGGACAATCTCAGCACCACGGCTCAGGATATTCTCCGGGACCTTCTCCATGCCCGCTTTTCCGTCTTTGAAGTAGTGGAAATGCAGGAGGGCATGGTGAAATGCCGTGACATCTTCACCGAGGAGTATATGGACCTGCCCATGCCCGAGGTAGGGCTCAATGGCATAGAGAATTTCGTTTTCTTCGGCCATATCAGGACCAGGGGCATACTGATGCTCAATTACATCACCTCTGTGCCTGCCAGCCTCAAGCTGCGTTCCCGCATGAAGGAGGTTGTGCTGCGCCAGTATGAGCTCTTCAAGCTGCAGAGCCCACAGGCTAATCTGGAACAGTTCTTTGTGCGTGAGGCGGCGGCGGTGAGGCATATCCTTCACGTGATGTCCGATTACGCCCAGCTCAATGTGGTGTCTTTGAGGGAGCTGCCTCCCAAGGTGCAGCGCCTGGAGAAGCTGGCAGACTCTTTCAAAGACGAAGCAAGGGCCCTGGAGGAAATAGTGCGGCGCATAGGCTTCAGTGCCTATGCCCGTCTGCTGATTCGTGCGCTCTTTGCTGATGCCGTGTCGGTGCTGGGGGATGAGAAAAGCTGCCGGGATAAGATGCCGGCTCTGATGACGGCAGTGCTTCTGATGTTCATCAAAATCAACGGCTATGATTACACTGCTACCCCGGATCTGTATATGCTTTTCGGTTCCAAGGAGAAGGAGACGGAGGCACTTGGCAGGATGCTCCGGGAAAAGCTTGATGTGCGGGTCTTTGACCCCCGTTATCTTACGGAGGATGGAGTCGTTTTGAGCTTGTACCTGCTGGTACAGGAAAACAAGCAGGATTAAAGGGGAAAGTCAAGGAAAGGCTTGCCCTGATATGATAAAGGAGTGATGTTGGTGGGTATCTTTCGCACCAAGAGCATTGAGGAATACCAGTCTGATGTGAAACGCACCCGCCTCAGGCGGGAAATGGGAGCCCTGGACGTTACTATGCTGGGCATAGGCGTCATTGTGGGGACGGGAATTTTTGTGCTGACAGGGGTGGCGGCGGCCAAGTACGCCGGGCCTGCCCTCATGGTATCCTTTCTGATGGCTGGCATTACCTGTGGTTTTGTAAGTTTGGTTTACTCAGAGCTTGCCTCCATGGTTTCTGTGGCTGGCAGTGCTTACGCTTATGCCTATACCTCCGTGGGGGAGCTCTGGGCCTGGCTGGTGGGCTGGAATCTTGTGCTGGAGTATTCCGTAGGCGCCAGCGCTGTGGCGGGGGGCTGGTCGGCCTATGTGACGGGACTTCTGAAGTCCATGGGCTTTGCCATACCCGAGGCTCTGACCAAGGTTCCTGCGGAAGGGGGCCTGGTGAATCTGCCGGCGGTGCTGATTACTCTTTTCCTGACAGCGCTGCTGATACGGGGCATACATGCCAGCGTCACGGTGAATAAGGTGCTGGTGGGCGTGAAGCTGCTGGCTATTTTCATCTTCTTGTTCCTGGCCGGGCCATCTGTGGATACTATGAATTGGGAGCCCTTTATGCCCTTTGGGTGGGCTGGCGTGTCTGCAGGAGCGGCCGTGATTTTCTTTGCTTACCTGGGCGTTGATTCCATTGCCACAGCGGCAGAGGAAACGAAGAATCCTGCCCGGGATATGCCCATGGGCATTATCGGTTCCCTGCTTATCTGCACCTTGCTTTACGTGGGGGTCACGGCGGTGATGACGGGCAATATGAGCTATACCCAGCTGGATAATGCCGAGCCGGTGGCTTTTGTGCTGCGTGAGCTGGGCTACCGCTTCGGTTCTGCTTTGGTGGGCACGGGAGCTATTGCTGGCCTGACCACGGTGCTGCTGGTGATGATTTATGCCCAGACCCGTGAGTTCTTTGCCATGAGCCGTGACGGGCTGATTCCGAAATTCATCTGCCAGGTTCACCCCCGCTTCAAGACCCCGCACCGCATCACCATCGTGGTGGGGGTGGCGGTGGCTATCGTCAGCGGCTTCACCCCCATCAATGTGGTGGCTGAGATGTGCAGCGTGGGCACGCTCTTTGCCTTCCTGGTTTCTTCCGTGGCGGTGATGGTGCTGCGCAGGAAGTATCCTGTCACCAAGCGTCCTTTCCGCTGCCCTGCGGTTTATCTGGTGGGCACCCTTTCCATCGTGAGCTGCGGCTACATCATGTACAACCTGTCTTCTATGACCTGGGAGAGGTTCTGGATCTGGAGCGCTCTGGGGGTGGCTCTGTATTTCCTTTATGGCCGCAATCATAGCCGTGAAGCAGCAGAGCAGGATAAGCAGGCATGAATTTTCATCGAAAAAGCAAAAAAATGAATATGACAAGATAAGCATGATTTATGCAAAGGCCCGGAACCGCATGGTACGGGCCTTTTGGCTGTGTGCAGGCGGGTTTTATCTTATTTACAATGGTTTTTGCAGGGTGTATAATTGATGTCAGCGGATAAGTGAAATTGTGTAATTTTCACCGAAAACGTATGTTAGGCTTCAAGTCATACACAGAGGGGAGCAAAACACATGAGCAAAAAAATGAAAACCATGGACGGCAATACAGCTGCCGCCTACGTGTCCTACGCCTTTACGGATGTAGCGGCTATCTATCCTATCACGCCGTCTTCACCCATGGCTGAGCACGTGGATGAAATGGCTGCCAAGGGACAGAAGAACCTGTTCGGCCAGAAGGTGCGCGTGATTGAGATGCAGTCAGAGGCTGGTGCCGCAGGCGCGGTCCATGGTTCCTTGCAGGCAGGTGCCCTGACTACCACCTATACGGCTTCCCAGGGTT
This genomic interval from Selenomonas sp. AB3002 contains the following:
- a CDS encoding amino acid permease, which produces MGIFRTKSIEEYQSDVKRTRLRREMGALDVTMLGIGVIVGTGIFVLTGVAAAKYAGPALMVSFLMAGITCGFVSLVYSELASMVSVAGSAYAYAYTSVGELWAWLVGWNLVLEYSVGASAVAGGWSAYVTGLLKSMGFAIPEALTKVPAEGGLVNLPAVLITLFLTALLIRGIHASVTVNKVLVGVKLLAIFIFLFLAGPSVDTMNWEPFMPFGWAGVSAGAAVIFFAYLGVDSIATAAEETKNPARDMPMGIIGSLLICTLLYVGVTAVMTGNMSYTQLDNAEPVAFVLRELGYRFGSALVGTGAIAGLTTVLLVMIYAQTREFFAMSRDGLIPKFICQVHPRFKTPHRITIVVGVAVAIVSGFTPINVVAEMCSVGTLFAFLVSSVAVMVLRRKYPVTKRPFRCPAVYLVGTLSIVSCGYIMYNLSSMTWERFWIWSALGVALYFLYGRNHSREAAEQDKQA